The window AACGTGTGGAAAAGCGACGTTCGGGCGGTTGGCGAGTGGGCGGCACTATTTGAACCCGATCGGTCGGCTCGTCTATGTTTTTCGCACACCACGGGCAGGTTGGGGAGTTCGGCCTGACCTCCTCGCGTGGTTTCTCTGTACTCATTACACGATACGAACACATCTACAATAGTTCAGTTCTGGCCTTCACCACGCCACCCTTTACGGGGCGAGTTCGCGCATGGCATCGACCATCGTCTCCTTGTCGCAGTCGGTGACGGCGAGCGAAAACCCATCGAGTTGGGCGAGTTTTCCGGCGTGCTCCCAGAGGTCATCGGCATCGAGTCCGTGCAGGACGACTGCGTTCGGTGTCGGGTTGACGACACGCATGGCGACGAGCGGGGATTCCCCACGGGTGACGTTCGTGAAGACGAGCGCTCGACTCGTACTCTGCCCATAGAGACGGTAGAACTCCTCGCTCGAGAGGCGAGTGATGGCCTCGATGCTGTCGATGACCGTGTGACCTGTAATTCCGTCTTTCGCCCCGGATGCGACTTCTGTCGCGTCGATGGCGTCGTACAACCGCGAGAGAGGAACACTCGTCGAATACTCACGAAGGTCGTTGACGATGGTGCTATCGAATCCCGCCGAGAGGACCCGAGCGTACTGGCGG of the Haladaptatus caseinilyticus genome contains:
- a CDS encoding helix-turn-helix domain-containing protein, with the protein product MTDARRTLAEQIAGEITLSDDPGATLRKWRTDFDVSQTALADHLDVSSSVISDYESGRRENPGIGVVRRTVTALLDIDEQRGGDRIRQYARVLSAGFDSTIVNDLREYSTSVPLSRLYDAIDATEVASGAKDGITGHTVIDSIEAITRLSSEEFYRLYGQSTSRALVFTNVTRGESPLVAMRVVNPTPNAVVLHGLDADDLWEHAGKLAQLDGFSLAVTDCDKETMVDAMRELAP